In Zingiber officinale cultivar Zhangliang chromosome 1A, Zo_v1.1, whole genome shotgun sequence, a genomic segment contains:
- the LOC122016494 gene encoding RGG repeats nuclear RNA binding protein A-like has product MATDNPFDLLGDNDHDDPSQFIVAHQKVAAAKKPAAVAATTPAVAKLPTKPVPPSQAVRESREVRNNDAPVRGGAGRGGLGRGRGGRGPNREFGNDYANGFSRNYGGVGGEDGDADKPEKERPTRQPFGGGRRGGYGGRGGYGNDESGGDSERPPRRLYERRSGTGRGYEVKRLGAGRGNWGTVADESLEQEKEDVLKSDEKPTEGRQEQENTPLTEESKDKEGAANEAEEKEEDKEMTLEEYEKIKEEKRKALLALKAEERKVEIDKELQSMQLLTTKKEIDPIFVRLGSDKEASKKKENNDNDERSKKPLNINEFFKTGEGKQYYSAASRGRGRGRGDRAPFRSGYGGRGSSFAAAAPSIEDPGQFPTLGVK; this is encoded by the exons ATGGCGACCGATAATCCCTTCGATCTACTGGGAGACAACGACCACGATGATCCCTCGCAGTTCATCGTCGCTCATCAGAAGGTGGCGGCGGCCAAAAAACCCGCTGCGGTAGCCGCCACTACTCCGGCAGTGGCGAAGCTGCCAACGAAACCGGTTCCCCCTTCTCAAGCTG TGAGGGAATCGAGGGAAGTCAGGAATAATGATGCCCCGGTACGTGGTGGTGCTGGCCGCGGCGGGCTTGGACGCGGAAGAGGTGGACGAGGCCCAAATCGTGAGTTTGGAAATGATTATGCGAATGGGTTTTCTAGGAACTACGGCGGTGTTGGAGGCGAAGATGGTGATGCTGACAAACCCGAAAAGGAACGCCCAACACGTCAGCCATTTGGCGGTGGTCGTCGTGGTGGATATGGGGGCCGTGGTGGTTATGGTAATGATGAATCTGGAGGTGATTCTGAACGACCTCCACGCAGGTTGTATGAGCGTCGCAGTGGTACTGGTCGTGGTTATGAGGTGAAACGTCTAGGTGCAGGTCGTGGTAACTGGGGAACCGTAGCTGATGAGTCACTGGAGCA GGAAAAGGAGGATGTTCTCAAGTCTGATGAGAAACCAACTGAGGGGCGTCAAGAACAGGAAAACACACCATTAACCGAGGAGAGCAAGGATAAGGAGGGTGCTGCTAATGAggctgaagaaaaggaagaggacaAG GAGATGACTTTAGAAGAATATGagaaaatcaaagaggagaaaagaaaagcCTTACTTGCATTGAAAGCTGAGGAGAGGAAGGTTGAAATCGACAAGGAGTTGCAATCCATGCAACTACTAACAACAAAGAAAGAAATCGACCCTATTTTTGTTAGATTG GGTTCTGACAAAGAGGCAagcaaaaagaaagaaaataatgatAACGACGAACGGAGCAAAAAA CCCCTGAACATCAATGAGTTTTTCAAGACCGGTGAAGGTAAACAATACTACAGTGCTGCTAGCCGTGGGCGTGGCCGAGGAAGAGGTGACCGTGCACCATTCAGAAGTGGTTATGGCGGCCGAGGTTCAAGCTTTGCAGCTGCTGCTCCATCAATTGAAGATCCCGGCCAGTTTCCTACTCTTGGCGTGAAGTAG